A window of Solanum stenotomum isolate F172 chromosome 3, ASM1918654v1, whole genome shotgun sequence contains these coding sequences:
- the LOC125858778 gene encoding transcription factor MYB15-like: protein MEEIIIKKGAWSPEEDQKLKDYVMRFGIWNWNLMPKFAGLSRTGKSCRLRWMNYLRPDVKRGPFTMEERETVIKMHQQLGNRWATIAGKLPGRTDNEVKNFFHTHLKMHLGQKNIIDAPVKSRRVRKPKKKAAQEKSQLFVDISKTWSNMNTSNLMISPMGGSSSLSSSSIITFDQNEKIDEPNPMIDMEKTVIILESNPAATTHHHQSSSHSNIDSFDQFVDTTSFWLYLLNDANRIIL, encoded by the exons ATGGAGGAGATTATAATTAAGAAGGGGGCATGGTCTCCTGAAGAAGaccaaaaattgaaagattatgttatgagatttggcattTGGAATTGGAATCTCATGCCCAAATTTGCAG GTCTTTCAAGAACTGGGAAGAGTTGTAGACTTCGATGGATGAATTATCTCCGCCCTGATGTTAAGAGAGGACCTTTTACCATGGAAGAAAGAGAAACCGTCATCAAAATGCATCAGCAACTTGGAAATAG ATGGGCTACTATTGCTGGAAAATTGCCAGGAAGAACAGATAACGAAGTTAAAAACTTCTTTCACACACATCTAAAGATGCATCTTGGacagaaaaatattattgatgcCCCGGTGAAGTCTAGGAGGGTAAGAAAACCGAAGAAAAAGGCCGCTCAGGAAAAATCTCAATTATTTGTCGATATTTCTAAAACATGGAGTAACATGAACACTAGTAATTTGATGATATCACCAATGGGTGGTTCTTCTTCACTATCGAGCAGTAGCATTATTACATTTGATCAAAATGAAAAGATTGATGAACCAAATCCGATGATTGACATGGAAAAGACGGTAATTATCTTGGAGAGCAATCCAGCTGCAACGactcatcatcatcaatcaTCATCACATAGTAATATCGATTCCTTCGATCAATTTGTTGACACTACTTCATTTTGGCTTTATCTACTTAATGATGCCAATCgtattattttatga